In one window of Nocardia brasiliensis DNA:
- a CDS encoding DNA polymerase IV, producing MSGQHPAERADAHSTARRWVLHIDMDAFFASVEQLTRPTLRGRPVLVGGTGGRGVVAGASYEARVYGARSAMPMHQARRLVGASAVVVPPRGAVYGVLSGQVFDTLRARIPVLETLSFDEAFGEPAELAGATVAEVHEFCARLRAAVRERTGLTASVGAGTGKQLAKIASGLAKPDGIRVVSPDEQQRMLAALPVRKLWGIGPVAEHKLRSLGIETVGAFAALPESEAVSILGGSVGASLHRLARGVDDRPVAERAEAKQISAETTYESDIVTLAQLRPAIEAMAAAAHRRLRKDGRAARTVVLKLKKSDMSIVTRSFTLPYATEDLTTLSTAAQRSAIDPAELGPIRLVGVGYGGLSTVRQESLFPELDQAPVIDQRTAVADEGWTAAGPVPAPSVLVPAQLLPEVSPAQSALSVPIWHRGMDVEHPEYGHGWVQGGGYGVVTVRFETRSTGPGPARTFAADDADLTRADPLRSLR from the coding sequence GTGAGCGGGCAGCATCCGGCCGAGCGCGCCGACGCGCACAGCACCGCCCGGCGCTGGGTGCTGCACATCGACATGGACGCGTTCTTCGCCTCGGTCGAGCAGCTGACCCGGCCCACGTTGCGCGGCAGGCCGGTGCTCGTCGGCGGCACCGGCGGGCGCGGTGTGGTCGCGGGGGCCAGTTATGAGGCGCGGGTGTACGGCGCGCGCTCGGCGATGCCGATGCACCAGGCGCGCAGGCTGGTCGGCGCCAGCGCGGTGGTGGTGCCGCCGCGCGGCGCGGTGTACGGGGTGCTGAGCGGGCAGGTGTTCGACACCTTGCGCGCCAGGATCCCGGTGCTGGAGACGCTGTCGTTCGACGAGGCCTTCGGCGAACCCGCCGAACTGGCCGGCGCCACCGTGGCCGAGGTGCACGAGTTCTGCGCGCGGTTGCGCGCCGCGGTGCGCGAACGCACCGGGCTCACCGCTTCGGTCGGCGCGGGCACCGGCAAGCAGCTGGCCAAGATCGCCTCCGGGCTCGCCAAACCCGATGGCATCCGGGTGGTTTCGCCGGACGAGCAGCAGCGGATGCTGGCCGCGCTGCCGGTGCGCAAGCTGTGGGGGATCGGCCCGGTGGCCGAGCACAAGCTGCGCTCGCTCGGCATCGAGACGGTGGGCGCGTTCGCCGCGCTGCCGGAGTCCGAGGCGGTGTCGATCCTCGGCGGCAGCGTGGGCGCGTCGCTGCACCGGCTGGCCCGCGGGGTCGACGACCGCCCGGTCGCCGAGCGGGCCGAGGCCAAACAGATCAGCGCCGAGACCACCTACGAGAGCGATATCGTCACCCTCGCCCAGCTGCGCCCCGCGATCGAGGCGATGGCGGCGGCCGCGCATCGCAGGCTGCGCAAGGACGGGCGGGCGGCGCGCACCGTGGTGCTCAAGCTGAAGAAGTCCGATATGAGCATCGTGACCCGTTCGTTCACCCTGCCGTATGCCACCGAGGACCTCACCACGCTGTCCACCGCCGCGCAGCGCTCGGCGATCGATCCGGCCGAGCTCGGCCCGATCCGCCTGGTCGGGGTCGGCTACGGCGGATTGTCCACGGTCCGGCAGGAATCGCTGTTCCCCGAGCTGGACCAGGCGCCCGTCATCGACCAGCGCACGGCCGTCGCGGACGAGGGGTGGACCGCGGCCGGGCCGGTGCCTGCGCCGAGCGTATTGGTTCCGGCCCAGCTGCTGCCCGAGGTCTCGCCCGCTCAGTCCGCGCTGTCGGTCCCGATCTGGCACCGCGGCATGGATGTCGAACATCCCGAGTACGGCCACGGCTGGGTGCAGGGCGGTGGTTACGGCGTGGTGACCGTGCGGTTCGAGACCCGCTCCACCGGACCGGGCCCGGCGCGCACCTTCGCCGCGGATGACGCGGATCTGACCAGAGCCGATCCGTTGCGCAGTCTGCGGTGA